A single window of Actinoallomurus bryophytorum DNA harbors:
- a CDS encoding LamG domain-containing protein yields MKAGETAALKQARSSGSQVEVGALRGESREVYAQPDGTFEAVEHLQPVRTRQNGKWVDIDTALRKRSDGSVSPGASTVDLSFNGGGTGPMATMVRAGRKLSFSWPGTLPAPVLSGATATYKDVISGVDLQLNADAEGFSDVLVVKTREAAQDPKLAQLKFTTAATGLILKEDEAGGLQATDTGGGGVVFEAPQPMMWDSATGPAAPKATRAMAAATGDPADGAEGSSHRAPIDVQVGSGAVTLTPDQTMLTDPATAFPVYIDPVYKTVSSSANLMVSSGGWKDYNFKGDEGMGYCPYSYTNDCGSPHKKRLFYRMPTSGFGGKTILSAEFQVKETFAPSCTNRNVELWKTKTFGTSSTWDSTSDNWLENLDHQSTAKGYSGCPAGDVILDATKAMKEAAAGGWSTLTLGLRASTEDDQLAWKRFDDDPSLRVHYNTPPPQPKMSNLTSSPGGACKAPASPARVNVPPKAYAVLTDPDTEDPNKVRGQFQAAWDDGTGWAQRWTSALTSAKASGSTFTATLPAGIPENTPVEWHVRAYDGTSYSPWSYAGNATGCYFLYDHTVPAAPAISSSATDGYPESNPDDENDPWYDGVGRYGKFTLTPSDPDVTKYQWGVNGDPTSAHQATVTAGAPATIDVMPETAGPNYLSVKAIDATGNTSATATYYFRVKAGADAKATYALDEPVDSPQIKDTNGANPADVHGGATLGVDGMVGKGMELNGTDGYASTSAPLLDTTKSFAVSAWARLTATKPDHAGIIATQAGAQKSGFELYYSSALDRWAFNRYTSDTTDQTLVRAVSATAPQGGAWTHLVGVYDAVAKTLSLYVNGTLAQTVPYTTPWNATGGLQIGVGSYGGVPGSFFSGDLDDVHVFDRVVTDEEARNLFTQRPVVAARYKLNDATSTVRTAKAYWKLDEAAGATQAVDAQGAFPAGAHGGVTFGGTGKVGKAMQLNGSTGYAATSGPVVDTTKSFSVSAWVKLAAKSATPIILSQEGSRGSAFALYYSATYDRWIFNMQTPDSDTPTYIRAQSTQPPVLNTWTHLTGVYDSDAQQIRLYADGKLQQTVAQPNTWASTGPLNLGRFKTKGTYVSYLNGALDDVRVFDQPLTDSEAAQLAGGAPSSVITSADDTLGGHHVSLFGNAYVDQGLGWVGNPPGGMVLDGDGDYAATTGPVVHTDQSFTVAGWVQTPGRPTKNAAVFSQEGNVNSAFTLRYTPDPDDQANAGGYQIDMPDKDATGETHQVAAHPAFQSNGDWDHVAIVYDAFADEMSLYVNGELEQSEDGPVSYRSNTLAFDAIKAFQIGRTKTDGTYGEYWPGVIDDVWILNGVASDDQIVRLANGTELAVGAL; encoded by the coding sequence GTGAAGGCGGGAGAGACCGCCGCCCTGAAGCAGGCGCGCAGTTCGGGCTCTCAGGTCGAGGTCGGCGCGCTGCGGGGCGAGTCCCGCGAGGTGTACGCGCAGCCCGACGGCACATTCGAGGCGGTGGAGCACCTACAGCCCGTGCGTACCCGCCAGAACGGCAAGTGGGTCGACATCGACACGGCACTGCGCAAGCGTTCCGACGGGTCGGTGTCGCCGGGCGCCTCGACGGTGGACCTGAGCTTCAACGGCGGCGGCACCGGGCCGATGGCGACGATGGTCCGGGCAGGCCGGAAGCTGTCGTTCTCCTGGCCGGGCACACTCCCGGCACCGGTGCTGTCGGGGGCGACCGCGACGTACAAGGACGTCATCAGCGGCGTGGACCTGCAGCTGAACGCGGACGCCGAGGGCTTCTCCGACGTACTGGTGGTCAAGACCCGCGAAGCGGCGCAGGACCCGAAGCTGGCGCAGCTGAAGTTCACCACGGCCGCCACCGGATTGATCCTGAAAGAGGACGAGGCCGGTGGCCTGCAGGCGACCGACACTGGCGGCGGTGGTGTGGTCTTCGAGGCGCCCCAACCGATGATGTGGGACTCGGCCACCGGCCCGGCCGCGCCGAAGGCGACCAGAGCCATGGCCGCGGCGACCGGCGACCCGGCGGACGGAGCAGAGGGATCGTCCCACCGTGCGCCGATCGACGTCCAGGTCGGTTCGGGTGCTGTGACTCTGACACCGGATCAGACGATGCTGACCGACCCGGCGACGGCATTCCCCGTCTACATCGACCCGGTGTACAAGACTGTGAGTTCTTCGGCCAATTTGATGGTCTCCAGCGGCGGCTGGAAGGACTACAACTTCAAGGGCGACGAGGGGATGGGGTACTGCCCGTACAGCTACACGAACGACTGCGGTTCCCCGCACAAGAAGCGGCTGTTCTACCGTATGCCGACCAGCGGTTTCGGCGGCAAGACGATCCTGTCGGCCGAATTCCAGGTCAAGGAGACCTTCGCGCCGAGTTGCACCAACCGCAACGTCGAGCTGTGGAAGACCAAGACGTTCGGTACGTCCTCCACGTGGGACTCCACGAGTGACAACTGGTTGGAGAACCTGGACCACCAGAGCACCGCCAAGGGCTACTCCGGCTGCCCGGCCGGCGACGTCATCCTGGACGCCACCAAGGCCATGAAGGAAGCCGCCGCCGGCGGCTGGTCCACCCTGACACTGGGGCTGAGGGCCAGCACCGAGGACGACCAACTCGCCTGGAAACGCTTCGACGACGACCCCTCCCTGCGGGTGCACTACAACACCCCGCCGCCCCAGCCGAAAATGAGCAACCTGACGTCTTCGCCGGGTGGCGCGTGCAAGGCCCCGGCCAGCCCGGCCAGAGTCAATGTGCCGCCCAAGGCGTACGCGGTGCTGACCGACCCGGACACCGAAGACCCCAACAAGGTACGTGGCCAGTTCCAGGCGGCCTGGGATGACGGAACGGGCTGGGCGCAGCGCTGGACTTCGGCGCTGACCAGCGCCAAGGCCAGCGGCTCGACGTTCACAGCCACCCTGCCCGCCGGCATCCCGGAGAACACGCCCGTCGAATGGCACGTCCGCGCCTACGACGGCACGAGCTACAGCCCGTGGAGCTACGCGGGCAACGCCACCGGCTGCTACTTCCTCTACGACCACACCGTTCCGGCCGCGCCGGCGATCAGCTCCAGCGCCACCGACGGGTATCCCGAATCCAATCCCGACGACGAGAACGACCCCTGGTACGACGGAGTGGGTCGGTACGGGAAGTTCACCCTGACGCCCTCCGACCCCGACGTGACGAAGTACCAGTGGGGCGTCAACGGCGACCCGACCTCGGCGCATCAGGCGACCGTGACCGCGGGCGCGCCGGCCACCATCGACGTGATGCCCGAGACCGCCGGCCCGAACTACCTGAGCGTCAAGGCGATCGACGCCACCGGGAACACCAGCGCGACGGCGACCTACTACTTCCGCGTCAAGGCAGGCGCGGACGCCAAGGCCACTTACGCCCTGGACGAGCCGGTCGACTCGCCCCAGATCAAGGACACCAACGGCGCCAACCCGGCGGACGTGCACGGCGGGGCCACACTCGGCGTCGACGGCATGGTCGGCAAGGGGATGGAGTTGAACGGCACCGACGGCTATGCCTCGACGAGCGCTCCCCTGCTCGACACGACGAAGAGCTTCGCGGTGTCGGCCTGGGCACGACTCACCGCGACCAAGCCCGACCACGCCGGGATCATCGCGACGCAGGCCGGCGCGCAGAAGAGCGGCTTCGAGCTGTACTACTCCTCCGCGCTCGACCGGTGGGCATTCAACCGGTACACGAGCGACACCACCGACCAGACCCTCGTACGGGCCGTGTCGGCCACCGCTCCACAGGGCGGGGCATGGACCCATCTGGTCGGGGTCTACGACGCGGTCGCCAAGACCCTGAGCCTGTACGTCAACGGCACACTCGCACAGACCGTCCCTTACACAACCCCGTGGAACGCCACCGGCGGCCTGCAGATCGGCGTCGGGTCCTATGGCGGCGTACCCGGGAGCTTCTTCTCCGGTGACCTGGACGACGTCCATGTCTTCGACCGGGTCGTGACCGACGAGGAGGCTCGGAACCTGTTCACCCAGCGGCCGGTGGTGGCGGCCCGCTACAAGTTGAACGACGCCACCTCGACCGTACGTACGGCGAAGGCGTACTGGAAGCTGGACGAAGCCGCGGGCGCCACCCAGGCCGTCGACGCTCAGGGGGCGTTCCCGGCCGGCGCGCACGGTGGGGTGACGTTCGGGGGCACGGGCAAGGTCGGCAAGGCGATGCAGCTGAACGGCTCCACCGGCTATGCCGCGACCTCGGGACCGGTCGTCGACACCACGAAGAGCTTCAGCGTCTCGGCATGGGTCAAACTCGCGGCCAAGTCGGCCACCCCGATCATCCTCAGCCAGGAGGGCAGCCGCGGCTCGGCGTTCGCGCTGTATTACTCGGCCACCTACGACCGGTGGATCTTCAACATGCAGACCCCAGACTCGGACACCCCCACCTACATCAGAGCCCAGTCGACCCAGCCGCCGGTACTCAACACCTGGACGCATCTGACGGGCGTGTACGACTCGGACGCCCAACAGATCCGCCTGTACGCCGACGGAAAACTGCAGCAGACCGTCGCCCAGCCCAACACCTGGGCCAGTACCGGTCCATTGAACCTAGGCCGGTTCAAGACCAAGGGCACCTACGTCAGCTACCTGAACGGCGCACTCGACGACGTCCGTGTCTTCGACCAGCCCCTGACCGACTCCGAGGCCGCCCAGCTCGCCGGCGGAGCCCCGAGCTCGGTCATCACCAGCGCCGACGACACGCTCGGCGGTCACCACGTCAGCCTGTTCGGTAACGCCTACGTCGACCAGGGCCTCGGCTGGGTGGGGAACCCACCCGGCGGCATGGTGCTGGACGGCGACGGCGACTACGCCGCGACCACGGGCCCTGTCGTCCACACCGACCAGAGCTTCACCGTCGCCGGCTGGGTCCAGACCCCGGGAAGGCCGACAAAGAACGCCGCCGTGTTCAGCCAGGAAGGCAACGTCAACAGCGCCTTCACCCTCCGCTACACCCCCGACCCGGACGATCAGGCGAATGCCGGCGGCTACCAGATCGACATGCCGGACAAGGACGCCACAGGCGAGACTCATCAGGTCGCCGCACATCCCGCATTTCAGTCCAATGGCGATTGGGACCATGTCGCAATCGTCTATGACGCGTTCGCCGACGAGATGAGCCTTTACGTAAATGGCGAGCTCGAACAGAGTGAAGACGGCCCGGTCTCCTATCGCAGTAACACACTTGCATTTGACGCGATCAAGGCGTTCCAGATCGGTCGTACCAAGACTGACGGAACCTACGGCGAGTACTGGCCAGGCGTGATCGACGACGTTTGGATCCTCAATGGTGTCGCCAGCGACGATCAGATAGTAAGGCTCGCCAATGGCACCGAGCTTGCCGTCGGCGCCCTATAA